Proteins from one Clostridiales bacterium genomic window:
- a CDS encoding polyprenyl synthetase family protein, which yields MAIEDKIKCYRDKINDMLKFYMKGKDSKVDKIYEVAKYSLISGGKRIRPVLMLLVGEMFGVSKDKLMPFACALEMIHTYSLIHDDLPAMDNDDYRRGHLTNHKVYGEAMAILSGDALLNKAYEIMLDESLNGGRESILAAKEIANSAGMDGMIGGQVKDLEIVGKVVSADELEYVHKLKTGCLIKASVMAAAHLANATHEEKSSLDRFSQKLGLAFQIKDDILDVIGDKKSLGKSVGKDKEESKTTYVSVYGLNQAMLYLEDTTNDAIASLRIFGDEAKDLVAMAEYLLNRKY from the coding sequence ATGGCGATAGAGGATAAAATCAAATGCTATAGAGATAAGATAAATGACATGTTAAAGTTTTATATGAAGGGGAAAGATTCTAAAGTAGATAAGATATACGAGGTAGCGAAGTATAGTCTTATATCTGGAGGAAAGAGAATACGGCCAGTGCTTATGTTGCTTGTAGGAGAGATGTTTGGAGTATCAAAGGATAAATTGATGCCGTTTGCATGTGCATTAGAGATGATACATACATATTCATTGATACATGATGATTTGCCTGCAATGGACAATGACGACTATAGAAGAGGACATTTGACTAATCATAAAGTGTATGGTGAAGCAATGGCGATACTTTCGGGAGATGCTCTTTTAAATAAGGCGTACGAGATTATGTTAGATGAAAGTTTGAACGGTGGAAGAGAAAGTATACTTGCGGCTAAGGAAATTGCAAATAGCGCTGGAATGGATGGAATGATTGGTGGCCAAGTTAAAGATTTAGAAATTGTAGGGAAGGTAGTATCAGCGGATGAACTAGAATATGTGCATAAACTAAAAACAGGATGTCTTATAAAAGCAAGTGTTATGGCGGCGGCACATTTGGCTAATGCTACACATGAAGAAAAGTCAAGTCTTGACCGGTTTTCTCAAAAATTGGGCTTGGCGTTTCAGATAAAGGATGATATACTAGACGTTATTGGAGATAAAAAAAGTTTAGGCAAGTCAGTGGGGAAAGATAAGGAAGAGAGCAAGACTACGTATGTTAGTGTATATGGATTAAACCAAGCGATGTTGTATCTGGAAGATACAACAAACGATGCAATAGCAAGCCTACGTATATTTGGAGATGAGGCAAAAGATTTAGTTGCTATGGCAGAATATTTGTTAAATAGAAAGTATTAG
- the xseB gene encoding exodeoxyribonuclease VII small subunit, giving the protein MGKFDFEKSMEKLQMVVNELEKGDLTIDESIKMFKQGIELSRLCTQKLDEVEKEVTLLIEGDNGDITEEPFEVKGE; this is encoded by the coding sequence ATGGGGAAGTTTGATTTTGAAAAATCTATGGAAAAGTTACAAATGGTTGTGAATGAGCTAGAAAAAGGAGATTTAACGATAGATGAGTCTATAAAAATGTTTAAGCAAGGTATAGAGTTGTCCAGATTGTGCACTCAAAAATTAGATGAAGTTGAGAAAGAGGTGACATTGCTAATAGAGGGTGATAATGGCGATATAACAGAGGAACCGTTTGAAGTAAAAGGGGAGTAA